The proteins below are encoded in one region of Lactuca sativa cultivar Salinas chromosome 3, Lsat_Salinas_v11, whole genome shotgun sequence:
- the LOC122197151 gene encoding uncharacterized protein LOC122197151 has protein sequence MVYSVQEKKKTKCEQKTPPPPPTTSPTTTTTAAAFATSTITTTSATSSPTTAYSTSTFANAIQHHTSSTSTKPSSPPLALPFSSPPPSPPPPLSTVTIITTSTTSVITSTTTSTTASDFATNISGGSEGCSDGSGGGGDNNDDGGGGGDDGDGGRCEVMVESVIEVVVMVVVDGGGGGDGGGRGFVFCSHLVIFFLYIIYEHVQQVGWFLTRKHGICV, from the exons ATGGTATATAGtgtacaagaaaaaaaaaagactaaatgtgaacaaaaaacACCCCCACCGCCTCCAACCACCTCccccaccaccacaaccaccgcCGCCGCCTTTGCCACCTCTACTATCACCACCACCTCCGCCACCTCCTCCCCTACCACCGCCTACTCCACCTCCACCTTCGCCAACGCCATACAACATCACACCTCCTCCACCTCTACCAAACCTTCGTCACCACCACTAGCTCTGCCTTTTTCATCGCCACCACCATCTCCACCTCCACCTTTGTCGACTGTCACCATCATAACCACATCCACCACCTCTGTtatcacctccaccaccacctctacCACCGCCTCTGACTTTGCCACCAACATTAGTGGTGGTAGTGAAGGATGCAGTGATGGTAGTGGCGGTGGAGGTGACAACAATGATgacggtggtggaggtggagatGATGGTGACGGAGGCAGATGCGAAGTTATGGTAGAGTCGGTGATagaggtggtggtgatggtggtggtcgaCGGAGGTGGAGGTGGAGATGGTGGTGGCAGAGGTTTTgttttttgttcacatttagtcattttcTTTTTGTACATTATATATGAACATGTTCAACAAGTTGGATG GTTTTTGACAAGAAAACATGGTATATGTGTTTGA
- the LOC111909843 gene encoding 60S ribosomal protein L26-1 produces the protein MKYNPRVSSSRRKCRKAHFSAPSSVRRVLMSAPLSTDLRSKYNARSIPVRKDDEVQVVRGTYKGREGKVVQVYRRKWVIHIERITREKVNGQTVNVGINPSKVVVTKLKLDKDRKSLLDRKAKGRAADKSKGKFTVDDVAAGESLQEID, from the coding sequence ATGAAGTACAACCCACGCGTCAGCAGCTCCCGCCGCAAATGCCGCAAGGCTCACTTCTCTGCTCCGTCGAGCGTCCGCCGTGTGCTAATGAGCGCACCCCTCTCCACCGACCTCCGATCCAAGTACAACGCCCGATCAATCCCCGTCAGGAAAGACGACGAGGTCCAGGTCGTTAGGGGCACCTACAAGGGCCGTGAAGGTAAGGTGGTTCAGGTCTACCGTCGGAAGTGGGTTATCCACATCGAGCGGATTACTCGTGAGAAGGTTAATGGGCAAACTGTTAACGTCGGGATTAACCCATCGAAGGTGGTTGTCACTAAGCTAAAGCTTGATAAGGATAGGAAGTCGTTGCTTGATCGTAAGGCGAAGGGTCGTGCTGCTGATAAATCGAAAGGGAAGTTTACTGTTGACGATGTTGCTGCAGGTGAATCTCTCCAGGAAATCGATTAG